The proteins below come from a single Kryptolebias marmoratus isolate JLee-2015 linkage group LG12, ASM164957v2, whole genome shotgun sequence genomic window:
- the ezh1 gene encoding histone-lysine N-methyltransferase EZH1 isoform X1, protein MMEETAAAAPAPGSGDPPPTPRPPIFTLSRSLLEWRRRVKSEYMRLRQLKRLKKVDEVKTLFMSNRQKIEQQTNLLNAEWSNLRIQTIPVSASSGANKKMCSVEFGFPGFKSQAVAMKPLSTVAGIPFMYSWSPLQHNFMVEDETFLHNIPYMGDEVLEQDEAFLEELIDNYDGVHGDREGGFISDEIFKELVDALSQYSDHEDEEEEEAAAALVEVTGKKEEERMMRRSSAEGSDENRAGTLTRRKKRSTVEVRDLSSSKRIPSDKIFTAIASMFPYKGTTEELKEKYKDLLEPPGPVKLPPLCTPNLDGPFAKSVQREQSLHSFHTLFCRRCFKYDCFLHPFHATPNVYKRKSKEIRMETEPCGDDCFLLQKGAKEFLDQNALRSQRSRRRRRQQRPTSSGCAGPAGSAEEGKEGDSDHETTSSSEGNSRCQTPTKLRPGEDDGEQQACYVVQWSGAEESLFRVLHGTYFNNFCSIARLIGTKNCKQVYEFAVKEALIHRVPLEDGGISPQKKKRKHRLWAKIQLKKDNSSNQVYNYQPCDHPDHPCDSSCPCVMTQNFCEKFCQCEHECQNRFPGCRCKTQCNTKQCPCYLAVRECDPDLCMTCGAADHWDSKVVSCKNCGIQRGLKKHLLLAPSDVAGWGTFIKEPVQKNEFISEYCGELISQDEADRRGRIYDKYMSSFLFNLNNDFVVDATRKGNKIRFANHSVNPNCYAKVVMVNGDHRIGIFAKRAILQGEELFFDYRYSQADALKYVGIEREVDLT, encoded by the exons atgaTGGAAGAAACAGCAGCGGCGGCCCCTGCCCCTGGGTCCGGCGACCCCCCACCAACTCCCAGACCCCCCATCTTCACACTGTCCCGCAGCCTCCTGGAATGGAGAAGGCGGGTGAAGTCTGAGTACATGCGCCTTCGCCAATTAAAACGCCTTAAAAAGGTCGATGAGGTCAAG accCTGTTCATGTCCAACAGGCAAAAGATTGAGCAGCAGACAAACCTCCTGAACGCAGAGTGGTCCAATCTGAGGATTCAGACCATCCCTGTTTCAGCCTCAAGTGGAGCCAATAAAAAG ATGTGTTCGGTGGAGTTTGGTTTCCCAGGGTTCAAATCTCAAGCCGTTGCCATGAAACCTCTGTCAACGGTGGCAGGGATCCCCTTCATGTACTCGTGGTCACCTCTGCAGCACAACTTCATG GTGGAGGATGAGACGTTCCTCCACAATATTCCTTACATGGGAGACGAGGTGCTTGAGCAGGATGAGGCCTTCCTGGAGGAGCTCATAGACAACTACGATGGTGTCCATGGTGACAGAG AGGGGGGCTTCATCAGCGATGAGATCTTTAAGGAACTAGTGGACGCCTTGAGCCAGTATTCTGACCatgaagatgaggaagaggaggaggcagcagcagctttggtGGAGGTTACAgggaagaaagaggaagagaggatgatgaggaggagctcGGCCGAGGGTTCAGATGAGAACAGAGCTGGAACATTAAccaggaggaagaagagaagcaCTGTTGAGG TGAGGGATCTGTCCAGCAGCAAGAGGATCCCCAGCGATAAGATTTTCACAGCCATCGCCTCAATGTTTCCTTACAAAGGCACCACGGAGGAGCTAAAGGAAAA GTACAAGGATCTACTGGAGCCTCCAGGCCCAGTGAAGCTGCCCCCCCTCTGCACCCCCAACCTAGATGGACCTTTTGCAAAGTCTGTGCAGAGAGAGCAGTCGCTACACTCGTTCCACACACTCTTCTGCAGACGTTGCTTCAAATACGACTGTTTCCTTCATC CTTTTCATGCTACACCAAATGTTTACAAGAGGAAGAGTAAGGAGATCCGCATGGAGACCGAACCATGTGGTGACGACTGTTTCCTGTTACAG AAAGGAGCTAAAGAGTTTTTGGATCAGAACGCGCTGCGGTCACAGCGATCTCGAAGGCGACGTAGGCAGCAGCGGCCCACCAGTTCTGGCTGTGCTGGACCAGCTGGGTCTGCTGAGGAGGGCAAGGAGGGCGACAGTGACCATGAGACCACCTCCTCttcag AGGGGAATTCACGCTGCCAGACTCCCACCAAGCTGCGTCCAGGGGAGGATGACGGGGAGCAGCAGGCATGCTATGTGGTCCAGTGGAGTGGGGCAGAGGAGTCACTGTTCAGGGTTCTGCACGGCACGTACTTCAACAACTTCTGCTCCATTGCTCGCCTCATCGGTACCAAGAACTGCAAGCAG gtgTATGAGTTTGCCGTCAAAGAGGCTCTGATTCACCGCGTTCCTTTGGAAGATGGAGGCATCTCACcccaaaagaagaaaaggaaacacaG ATTATGGGCAAAAATTCAGCTAAAGAAAG ATAACTCATCCAATCAGGTGTACAACTATCAGCCATGTGACCACCCCGACCACCCCTGCGACAGCTCCTGTCCTTGTGTGATGACCCAGAATTTTTGTGAGAAGTTCTGCCAGTGTGAGCACGAGT GCCAGAACCGCTTCCCGGGCTGCCGATGTAAGACTCAGTGCAACACCAAACAGTGTCCCTGCTACCTGGCTGTGCGAGAGTGTGACCCAGATCTCTGCATGACCTGCGGCGCCGCAGACCACTGGGACAGCAAAGTGGTGTCCTGCAAGAACTGCGGCATTCAGAGGGGCCTAAAAAAG CACTTATTATTGGCTCCATCAGATGTTGCTGGGTGGGGAACATTCATCAAAGAGCCTGTTCAAAAGAATGAATTCATCTCGGAATACTGCGGAGAG CTGATCTCCCAAGATGAGGCAGACCGACGTGGAAGGATCTATGACAAATACATGTCtagttttcttttcaacttGAACAATG ACTTTGTAGTAGATGCCACTCGAAAGGGGAACAAAATCCGTTTTGCGAATCATTCAGTCAATCCCAACTGCTACGCTAAAG TTGTGATGGTTAACGGAGATCACCGTATTGGAATCTTTGCCAAGCGAGCTATCCTGCAAGGAGAAGAGCTCTTCTTTGACTACAG ATACAGCCAAGCCGACGCCCTCAAGTATGTGGGAATAGAGAGGGAGGTGGACTTGACTTAG
- the ezh1 gene encoding histone-lysine N-methyltransferase EZH1 isoform X2: MMEETAAAAPAPGSGDPPPTPRPPIFTLSRSLLEWRRRVKSEYMRLRQLKRLKKVDEVKTLFMSNRQKIEQQTNLLNAEWSNLRIQTIPVSASSGANKKMCSVEFGFPGFKSQAVAMKPLSTVAGIPFMYSWSPLQHNFMVEDETFLHNIPYMGDEVLEQDEAFLEELIDNYDGVHGDREGGFISDEIFKELVDALSQYSDHEDEEEEEAAAALVEVTGKKEEERMMRRSSAEGSDENRAGTLTRRKKRSTVEVRDLSSSKRIPSDKIFTAIASMFPYKGTTEELKEKYKDLLEPPGPVKLPPLCTPNLDGPFAKSVQREQSLHSFHTLFCRRCFKYDCFLHPFHATPNVYKRKSKEIRMETEPCGDDCFLLQKGAKEFLDQNALRSQRSRRRRRQQRPTSSGCAGPAGSAEEGKEGDSDHETTSSSEGNSRCQTPTKLRPGEDDGEQQACYVVQWSGAEESLFRVLHGTYFNNFCSIARLIGTKNCKQVYEFAVKEALIHRVPLEDGGISPQKKKRKHRLWAKIQLKKDNSSNQVYNYQPCDHPDHPCDSSCPCVMTQNFCEKFCQCEHECQNRFPGCRCKTQCNTKQCPCYLAVRECDPDLCMTCGAADHWDSKVVSCKNCGIQRGLKKHLLLAPSDVAGWGTFIKEPVQKNEFISEYCGELISQDEADRRGRIYDKYMSSFLFNLNNDFVVDATRKGNKIRFANHSVNPNCYAKVVMVNGDHRIGIFAKRAILQGEELFFDYR; this comes from the exons atgaTGGAAGAAACAGCAGCGGCGGCCCCTGCCCCTGGGTCCGGCGACCCCCCACCAACTCCCAGACCCCCCATCTTCACACTGTCCCGCAGCCTCCTGGAATGGAGAAGGCGGGTGAAGTCTGAGTACATGCGCCTTCGCCAATTAAAACGCCTTAAAAAGGTCGATGAGGTCAAG accCTGTTCATGTCCAACAGGCAAAAGATTGAGCAGCAGACAAACCTCCTGAACGCAGAGTGGTCCAATCTGAGGATTCAGACCATCCCTGTTTCAGCCTCAAGTGGAGCCAATAAAAAG ATGTGTTCGGTGGAGTTTGGTTTCCCAGGGTTCAAATCTCAAGCCGTTGCCATGAAACCTCTGTCAACGGTGGCAGGGATCCCCTTCATGTACTCGTGGTCACCTCTGCAGCACAACTTCATG GTGGAGGATGAGACGTTCCTCCACAATATTCCTTACATGGGAGACGAGGTGCTTGAGCAGGATGAGGCCTTCCTGGAGGAGCTCATAGACAACTACGATGGTGTCCATGGTGACAGAG AGGGGGGCTTCATCAGCGATGAGATCTTTAAGGAACTAGTGGACGCCTTGAGCCAGTATTCTGACCatgaagatgaggaagaggaggaggcagcagcagctttggtGGAGGTTACAgggaagaaagaggaagagaggatgatgaggaggagctcGGCCGAGGGTTCAGATGAGAACAGAGCTGGAACATTAAccaggaggaagaagagaagcaCTGTTGAGG TGAGGGATCTGTCCAGCAGCAAGAGGATCCCCAGCGATAAGATTTTCACAGCCATCGCCTCAATGTTTCCTTACAAAGGCACCACGGAGGAGCTAAAGGAAAA GTACAAGGATCTACTGGAGCCTCCAGGCCCAGTGAAGCTGCCCCCCCTCTGCACCCCCAACCTAGATGGACCTTTTGCAAAGTCTGTGCAGAGAGAGCAGTCGCTACACTCGTTCCACACACTCTTCTGCAGACGTTGCTTCAAATACGACTGTTTCCTTCATC CTTTTCATGCTACACCAAATGTTTACAAGAGGAAGAGTAAGGAGATCCGCATGGAGACCGAACCATGTGGTGACGACTGTTTCCTGTTACAG AAAGGAGCTAAAGAGTTTTTGGATCAGAACGCGCTGCGGTCACAGCGATCTCGAAGGCGACGTAGGCAGCAGCGGCCCACCAGTTCTGGCTGTGCTGGACCAGCTGGGTCTGCTGAGGAGGGCAAGGAGGGCGACAGTGACCATGAGACCACCTCCTCttcag AGGGGAATTCACGCTGCCAGACTCCCACCAAGCTGCGTCCAGGGGAGGATGACGGGGAGCAGCAGGCATGCTATGTGGTCCAGTGGAGTGGGGCAGAGGAGTCACTGTTCAGGGTTCTGCACGGCACGTACTTCAACAACTTCTGCTCCATTGCTCGCCTCATCGGTACCAAGAACTGCAAGCAG gtgTATGAGTTTGCCGTCAAAGAGGCTCTGATTCACCGCGTTCCTTTGGAAGATGGAGGCATCTCACcccaaaagaagaaaaggaaacacaG ATTATGGGCAAAAATTCAGCTAAAGAAAG ATAACTCATCCAATCAGGTGTACAACTATCAGCCATGTGACCACCCCGACCACCCCTGCGACAGCTCCTGTCCTTGTGTGATGACCCAGAATTTTTGTGAGAAGTTCTGCCAGTGTGAGCACGAGT GCCAGAACCGCTTCCCGGGCTGCCGATGTAAGACTCAGTGCAACACCAAACAGTGTCCCTGCTACCTGGCTGTGCGAGAGTGTGACCCAGATCTCTGCATGACCTGCGGCGCCGCAGACCACTGGGACAGCAAAGTGGTGTCCTGCAAGAACTGCGGCATTCAGAGGGGCCTAAAAAAG CACTTATTATTGGCTCCATCAGATGTTGCTGGGTGGGGAACATTCATCAAAGAGCCTGTTCAAAAGAATGAATTCATCTCGGAATACTGCGGAGAG CTGATCTCCCAAGATGAGGCAGACCGACGTGGAAGGATCTATGACAAATACATGTCtagttttcttttcaacttGAACAATG ACTTTGTAGTAGATGCCACTCGAAAGGGGAACAAAATCCGTTTTGCGAATCATTCAGTCAATCCCAACTGCTACGCTAAAG TTGTGATGGTTAACGGAGATCACCGTATTGGAATCTTTGCCAAGCGAGCTATCCTGCAAGGAGAAGAGCTCTTCTTTGACTACAGGTAG